A segment of the Ficedula albicollis isolate OC2 unplaced genomic scaffold, FicAlb1.5 N01750, whole genome shotgun sequence genome:
CAGGCATTAACTACAAAACGCCAGGAAATGTACTAAACCGTAAAGAGCTTTTGTAAAACTGTCAGCTTGCTACTTAATAACGTTTTCCATTACGAAAAAAAGTTAAGATTCTACATAACGAAAAAAAGTTGGGGAAGGAACTTCATTTCagctcttttaaagaaaatttgggTGGCTCTTAAAAGAGCCGTTTGGTTTAAATGCGGAGCAAGACTCCTCCTCAGTAAGGGGCTCACTTCTTCTTTGGCGCTGCCTTCTTCGCCTTGGCTGCTTTGGGTTTGGCTGCTTTCGGCTTGGCTGCTTTGGGTTTTAACACCTTTGCCTTGGCCGggctctttgctgctgccaccaccttCTTAGGCTTGGCAGCCTTTGTGGCCTTCTTGGGGCTTTTGGCTACTTTTTTGGCCGCCGGCTTCTTCGCCTTCTTGGGGCTCTTCGCAGTCACCATCTTCTTCGGTTTCTTGGCGGCGCTGGCGGGCTTTTTAGCCGCCGGCTTCTTAGCCTTAGCtacagtgcttttctttttgggaGCTTTTTCCTTGGCTTCACCGGTTTTCTTGCTGAGGCGGAAAGAGCCGGAGGCGCCGGTGCCCTTGGTCTGCACCAGGGTGCCCTTGCTGACGAGGCTCTTGAGCCCCAGCTTGATGCG
Coding sequences within it:
- the LOC101816628 gene encoding histone H1.11L-like, translating into MSETAPAPAAEAAPAAPAAKAAAKKPKKAASGSKARKPAGPSVTELITKAVSASKERKGLSLAALKKALAAGGYDVEKNNSRIKLGLKSLVSKGTLVQTKGTGASGSFRLSKKTGEAKEKAPKKKSTVAKAKKPAAKKPASAAKKPKKMVTAKSPKKAKKPAAKKVAKSPKKATKAAKPKKVVAAAKSPAKAKVLKPKAAKPKAAKPKAAKAKKAAPKKK